The nucleotide window ctatataaattagttctttctttatataaccatagaaaaaaaaaaaaaaaaaaaaaaaaaaaaaccagaccgatattttattatattctatattttaaattatataataataacgtttgaatttttgaaaatttatttttattatattatataaataaaagagTATGTTATTCAGAAAATATCAACCATACTTtagtatatattattatacatattaaatataaataaatattattacaaaaaagaataaaataaataaatacatatatatatatatatatatatatatacatatattttttgtcGTTGCATTAATTTGTGAcctttttaattttatatgtaaatatttcatattaatGATGAGGAAGcaatatatagatatattattgtataaatataaagatattattatataggtataaatatgactttttatttattcctgtatatatatatatatatatatttcttttacatgtgtatttttattatatatttttaatatatgtatgtctagtttataatattaataaaatgaattcctaatttatgtatgttacaaaaaaatattatataaatctaACAAAGTCATACGCCAAAGGAAATGAGAGGCACTTGAATAAACTTTTTTTGAAGTATTTggtttattttttttctatttaaatctttatatattattagatGTGGATCCAgcaaatattatatatatatatatatatatatatatatatataaattataataaataataaataataaatatctCCTTCGAtataatcaaaaaaaaaaaaaaaactcGTAAGTAGAATGGATTAAAATTGCACTAATGTTTCATAAACACacttataaaaattttcactttattatattaaaaacagatatatatttgaatgATAAACCAAATTagatataattaaaaaataaaatattttataaaaccATAATGTcgtaaaaaaaaaaaaatatacacatatatattatatatatatatatatatatatatagtacAAAATAGCATAACAGAACACTTCAAAAATTACGAAAATACaataacaaatattaaatattatgcaaacaggaaaatattaaaagaaacagaagaaaattttacacattattttgatatcataatataaagaataaataaataattaaataaataaattatttgtatatatatataataatatatattatattgttttaaaatatatattttatttttaatgtatacttggaatattattaatttttgtaCAAGATTTGACAAACAAATTAAtgtacaaaaataatatatatatatatatatatttttaatattttgaaaattttgtgaagcataatatattttacaaaataacTATGTGAAACCTAATTAtttgattttattttatattactaattttttttttttggaacatttatacattataaaataaatacaattTATACACAAAACATACATCAATATTTTACACTTTtcaattataataaaatatatatatatatatatatatatatatttgttcaatattttttatttttcatttttcatttttcatttttcatttttcatttttcattatgTAACAGCTTTTATGTtaattatatctttttaatttccTGCTTTTTCTTTCCTTCGTCCTTCTTAACCTTTTTCATTTGTGTCAACCCtttgttaattttttctcctcttttttttttttttttttttttcttttttaatattattaaattgtgatttaaatatgattcttaacatttaataagttgatatatatatatatttttttttttccttttttttttttgttttacCTTATCTcgtttatatatttatttttgttaataaatttaaGATATTGTATGaaattattctttttcttttaattatggatatgaaaaatatatatttaccGAAAGGTATAAGACTACCTTGTAAATTAAAATGGACTGTGGATAATAATTCAATGGTTAGTTCTAATCAGATTATAGCTTTTATAATTGAAGAGAATAAAGAAGTATTCACGGGAGAGGAGAATCAGGAGGTGGAACCTTCTATTAAGGAAGAATACATTAAAGACGAAAATCATAATAACAAGAATAatggtgataataataataataataataatattgagaataaaaaaggaaatgatataatatttaaacaAGATAATTACAATGaagtaaataataaagagaCATGTTTAAAAGATGAACATATTGTAAAGGATATTAGTTCAACTACTTttaatcaaaatataaataatttacatGACGACTCTAATAAAACGGAAAAAAGTAATTCTTCTCcagataataataatcataatgagaataataatgattttataaaggataaaaatataactacaaatgatgataataacaaaagcattattaatgataatgtTGTGCAGAGTGAtcttaaaaataataacttgaaaaaaaaagatgataCAAATGTAATTAGTATGgattcaaaatataatgaaaagaaaaatgtaataaattttattttaaataatagaaaaaattgtgaaataaaaaataatccTATTGTTTTAAgaagtaataataatgggaaaataaatattttaaaaaatgatgataatcaagaatatatatatattaataatgaaaatgaattattatgTGAAGTTATAGATGTCAAATGTAATcatgaaataatattctCGGGAATTTGTACAAATTGTCTTTTAAATCAAgaagaaattaataaaagtgaagaacaaaaatattttgttacTCCTAGTTTTTTACCTGGacaaaatgaattatatataaatactgATAAAGCCATTGATttagaaaaagaaagaatGAGAAccattataaataaaaaaaaactcTGCTTAGTTCTAGATTTAGATAATACACTTTTACATGcatcattttcattattatctgttaatgtgaataatgatataataaatattaccaccgatattaataatggtattttagaaaatgaaataaattatatagaaGAATTAAATGCACAAGTAGTATCTAATGCCAGTCATTCGGATGATATAAAATCGAAcacaaaaaataagaaagCTTCTCCCCTTGTATGTAAATtgaataatgataaaattttgtctatgaataataaaaataagattGAACAGGAGAATACACAAAATTATATGGATAGAAATGATATgcaaaatataaatataaatataaatgtgaataataataataataattataataataataattataataataataataacaataataataataacaattataataataattacaataataataataacaattataataataataatagtaataaagAGGATGATGCCCTAATCAATGAAGACATAATATATCCTCActtttgtaaaaataaaaactcAATCGAAATGTACCCCAAAATTGAAGATATAAAAGCGTCATATCAAAATTATTGTGAATTTTTGGAAAAGGTAAATAccataaatttattaaaacataaagggaaatatatacactATGAAGATTTTAATGACAATCAGattaaaaggaaaattgaaaaattaGAATCTAGTATTCTAAAAACAAATGTAAAATATCAAAAAGGCgcttatattatttactaTAAACTAAGACCAGGAGTAATTGAATTTTTAAGAACAATGAgtgaaaaatatgaaatatatttatatactaTGGGGACATTAGAACATGCAAAATcatgtttatttttattagaTCCCCTTAGGAAATTTTTTGGAAATAGAGTATTTTCTAGGAAGGATTGTTTAAATAGCTTGaaacatttaaataaaatattaccTACATATCGTAGTGTATCTATATGTATAGATGATAGTGATTATATATGGAAAGAAAATAGTTCTTGTATAAAAGTACATggatataattattttcctGATATTAACTTTTTTGAAGATATTAAGAGAGCTCCATATTTCTTAACTAAATTTTTTACTTTTGCTCAGTCCTATTTAAATTTCAcatcaaatatatatcgttttattaatttcaAATGTAGTGAACATGAagaatttttaaaatattgtaaaaataatatcatgttatataatatgaaaaatcAGGTCCATTTCTCCAATGTGGAGACAACACATAACagtaataattatgacGCACAAATAAAGGAAGATGTATATTGTACTActgaaaataatgaagtggagaaaaatgaattattacCAAGTATGAAAACAAATACATTTATTGAACCattacaaataaaaaataaaaatgagCATGAAACATCATTAAATAGGAACAATTCcttaaatattaataatgaatttGTGGAAATTAATGATAACAATTTTATAGATTTGGATAAAGAATTTGAAACGGATAATGAGAGTGATCTAAATTTGGAGGATGACGAGGGAGATGATATAATtgatatgtataatattaataataataataataataataatattattattaatagtTATAACAATACATACCATTTAGATACAAGAAATGATTTGATAGAATTATTTGATgaatcatataattatgacaaagaaaatattttagaAGATAACAGTAATTATTTAgataaacaaaatgatatatatgataataaggataaaaccttaagaaaagaaatagaACCATTACAATCATTATCAtatgatgaagataatataatttatgatgaaaatataattcttcAAACAGTAGAAAGTGGAAttattgaaaataataatcttAATTTTACgtatgaagaaaataaaatatcttttgaaaaggaaaaagaaacaaatgaaaatgtgttaaaaaataataccAACTTATTAGATGTAAATAAAtcaattaataaaaaaaagaagaaaaaaaaatgtaaaaaaaataatcaaataAAGAATAGTGATATAAATACACCATTTTTAAGAAATGATACCAAAAATTATGTGCAACCAATTCCTTTGTTAAAAAAATCGGTTCATAGAAATATAACACATGAAGatgaaattattttaaaatttatatctGAAGAAAATTTCAGAAGATATGAAAAGTATGTTCTAGATTTCTTATCTAACTACTTTGAAAAAAACGAAAACCATACAATGAAAAGTCAAGAGTCCTCTCAAGTGATTGAAGAGGAAAATGTAGAAAGTTCAAAATGTGAGGTAACAAATGAAGATGCTCTAAGTGATGAAGATGTATCTGATGAAGATGATTTTGAAGGAGAATTTGTAAATCTAAAAGATCAAGAAGATGAAATACATATGTTTTTAGATGATGATTTTGAGGGTGAATTTGTAAATTTGAaagatgatgaaaatgatgaaaatgatgaagattatacatatatggATGATCATATGGATGGTAAATATTCAAATGTCAAACATCAAAAGAATGAAGAacgtatatatataaaagatgaaaaaaataaacaaggttttgaaaataataaaaagaataaaaatacctataaaaaaaattctgataaaaatgataatcCTCGTAAtgattttaaaaaatatcgaatgaaagttaaaaaaaaaattgtaaaaaaaattaataaaaattcaaaTGTTAAAATATCCAAATGTTCAAAACATATGAACGAAgtgaataataatacttcaacaaataataatgaagtaaaacaaaacaatgaatattatgaatCTTTCTTTATTCCAAAAAATTTAACAGAATTCAATTTCAAAGATAATGATAaacaattatattatttaatgtcattattaaatgaaatacatgatattttttacataatgTTAGAACAAtttaaacaaaaagaaacaaatgACGAAAATAGAGATgatcaaatatataactatTTTTTAAGATATCCTGTTGTGCGTACTATATTGACTCAATATCGAAAACAAGTTTTAAAGggtacatataaataaataaatcaatatgtatatatatatatatatatatatatatatatatatatatatagaaatggatagatttatttatattaataaatacatgagtgatatattatttcatatttatatcattttatattatcttctTTTTAGGTTTCACGTTCAATATAGGCTTATTATCAGATGACATTAAACGAAGCGATTTTATGGATAACATTGTAAAATTCGGTGGACTTATTAACAACCAAGATTACAATCATTTATTAACTGTTAATACTTTtatagaaaatgaaaattttaaaaatgtgAGCACATCTAATTTGATGTGGCTCGAAAGAGCCCTTTATACTTGGaagtaataaataataaaatctttgtgaaaagaaatatatgtattattatattatattgtatatatatatatatatatatatatatatatatgtatatatatatttttttattttttttattttccttttgtAAACCATTCCTTTTTGTAGAAGTACCAATCCAAAGTATTATGACATGAAAACATGGGAAAAATTGCATCGGAATTTTTGGGATGTCATTgaatatgaagaaaataaaaaataaataatatattatctcttacacatataaaaaataaaaagtttaatgaatatttcttttaaatttttttttttttttttttttcttttttgcATTGTTTctgttatataatatgaatatataaattctaTATACgaatatttcttttaatNNNNNNNNNNNNNNNNNNNNNNNNNNNNNNNNNNNNNNNNNNNNNNNNNNNNNNNNNNNNNNNNNNNNNNNNNNNNNNNNNNNNNNNNNNNNNNNNNNNNNNNNNNNNNNNNNNNNNNNNNNNNNNNNNNNNNNNNNNNNNNNNNNNNNNNNNNNNNNNNNNNNNNNNNNNNNNNNNNNNNNNNNNNNNNNNNNNNNNNNNNNNNNNNNNNNNNNNNNNNNNNNNNNNNNNNNNNNNNNNNNNNNNNNNNNNNNNNNNNNNNNNNNNNNNNNNNNNNNNNNNNNNNNNNNNNNNNNNNNNNNNNNNNNNNNNNNNNNNNNNNNNNNNNNNNNNNNNNNNNNNNNNNNNNNNNNNNNNNNNNNNNNNNNNNNNNNNNNNNNNNNNNNNNNNNNNttttttttttttttttttttttttttttttttttttttctatttttttatttaactttttgttttgttaTAACCTggaaaaatgaaaaagaaaatataaagaataaatgTGTATGGAaaaaaggaagaaaaaaaaaaaaaaaaaaattatgaaaataaaaaaaaatatataatatattagtTTTTCTGGttgatataaatacaatttatttgataatatatatgtatattaaataatccttaatgtaatattaaaatatgctaaggagaatataaataaataaaagtattaattttaaatatgagcaataaaataaataaatatatgagTTTTAGAGTTACCACACAgttcataaaaaatgtgAGGTACTTTTctgtaattatataaaggTGTCCTTTaaggtatatatatatatatatatatatatatatatatgtttttatttgttttgtttttttaatataatacatttataaatgATCAAAATAAGTTCATTAAGAAGAAAGGCAGACCCTCTATTAATTGTTAGTAAAAGATTACCGTCTTACATAAAAAAggagaaaataaatttaacCAGAAATAGCAAcgttaataaaaaaaatgtaaaatattatcaGGTACCTCAATTTGTTCAAGAACTTATAAAATTTACACGAAAGAATAAACTTTGGAAGGAACAAAATAGTGAGAATATCATGgacataaaaaataatcatattaataatactactacaaaaagtaatattaataataatattaataataataatgatcaTCCATATAAAcacaatattataaataaaaacaaaattcATTACGTTAACAATCTTCTTGATGAAATACCgaaacataaaaatttgTTAACATCCTTTCTAATATGTGAAATATATGGGTGCTTATACAAattgaattatttaaaactagatataatatttcttttatttagTATTCTTATAAACAATAccataaatttttttaatttgaGTGGTTACGTAAATTGTAATTTTAAAGAGCTAATCAATATTaccaaatatatataccattttcaaaatgtatgtaattcaaatattcaaaatattcTTCATAAAAAACCTAACTTGACAAAGCTAAAAATTGTTGAAAGGTATcttaaagaaaataataaggaaATCAAAAGCAAACATGGGTactataattatatatataattatatacaaaaatatgatcatgttgataatatagacattttaatttattccCTAATTAAATCtaaaaaagatgaaaagggttatatatatgaaaagataaaaaagaacgatattatattagatgatgaaaatgatattactactaaaataagaaatatatcAAACATGTCAAACATATCAAACATGTCAAATATTTCAAACATGTCAAATATTTCAAACATGTCAAATATTTCAAACATGTCAAATATTTCAAACATGTCAAATACTTCAAACATGTCAAATATTTCAAACATGTCAAATACTTCAAACATGTCAAACATATCAAATGTATTTTTCCCTTCTATTACAAATACATccaattataataatacattagtagaaaataataacgAAATGGATGGTCTAAtagattatataaattctttctataaattaaatgatatgTTCAATTTTTTACTCAACAAAATTTTGAACTATTTCAATGAGAACTCAATAAATTTTgattttcataatttaaaattattatttttttttatttcaaaatttgaaaaattTGACTCAAATTTGTTAGAAAATATATCCAATAGATTAATAAACGAAATcgaaaaaatgaaaacgAATCCAAAATTATTggatgatgaagaaaattCAACGAACGATCcaatagaaaaaaatataataaatcatttaaatcataataaattaaaaagaagatTGAATAGAtatagtaaaaaaaatagatatataaatacttttaataaaattaattctAAAGAATTTCTTATTCTACCTTATACTATTGGTGTTTCTATGAAcacatattttaataactatcttatagaatatataaatatttatatattaagtCTTATTAATTCTAGAGTTAATTGTGATATAcaaacatttatatataccttGATAGGTTACAAACATATCATGGTTAACTTTTTTATTctatataacatttttcGCTTTAAGGAAAAGTGTTttcaaaatgaaaatttattaaaaaaatataaatttttcttaaaCAAGTTAATTTATCAtgatatacaaaatatgaATCAAATGTCATCCAAtaaaatcataaaaataaaaaatcatatgatggataataatatgaaaagccaagaagaaaaaagaaaaataaatcataataaatatataaacgTATTAAATTTGGAGcaacaaaaaaaacatattattaatcatttaaatttaGATCAAAATATATCTGTACAATTAGcaaaagaacaaaaattagatcatataaataacacAACATCAAAAGATGAACTAAAAATGAAGcaagaaaatatttttgatttACTAATAAAACAATTTCACATAAATTTGGACaaaataatgttaataaattttGACAAGAATTCTTTATATCAACAATATACTAGTAAAgatatttatcatttttttatgacttataaaaaattatttcacaaggtatataattattccatatttttattagataaacataatattaatgatatGCTTACAATATATCAACATATTAAAGCACAATCATTAAATgacataataataaatcatgTCTTTATAGAAACactttataataaaataattttgaattcggttccaaaaaaaaattaatgtttgatattattaatatatatattatatatatatatatatatatatatatatatatataataaaagatcatttattcttttttttctttttaaaaaaaacaaaaataaaaaaaataaagaataaataaatgaaagggaaaaaaaaaaaaaaaaaaaaaaggaaataaaaataaaaaaaaaaattaaaatttatatatgcggaaattaatattccttaaaatatgtatatatatattaaacttaaaaataagccaagaagaaaaacacaaaatgaaaaaaaaaataataacaataataataaaataaaataataataaaaagaataattttttatattatttatttatatttattttatcattattattttattttttttttttattcgCTCTCTATAGAAAATccaatattatatatttttcaaaagaTAATTATGTAGGTAAgtacataaatatatatatacatacatatataatatatatatattatttagaATTCAAAANNNNNNNNNNNNNNNNNNNNNNNNNNNNNNNNNNNNNNNNNNNNNNNNNNNNNNNNNNNNNNNNNNNNNNNNNNNNNNNNNNNNNNNNNNNNNNNNNNNNTATTGGATTATTAAAAAgttcattaaaaaaataaaagtttaatttaatatatatatatatatatatatatatatatatatatatatatatatatatatatttatttatttatttatttatttatttatgaaatataGTTTTTggtcattattattttgtgaGGGTTACTAAAAATTAATCAAAACTGTGTGATGATATTTTAAACATATCACCTCCGATATGCTCATTAAAtcttaatttataaataattccATTTGAGCAGATAACAATAATACAATTTTGGTCATTAACAAATGCACAAATAGATGAAATTTTTTTGCCTGgtaatttatatgaagCAAAACTCCATTCACTATTTAAATACGGATGACAAGGTAATAAACATTTTAAGGAagattttttattttttgactctttttcataatttagTAAAGCTGGTGGAGATACATTTTTTCctttacatataatatcCACCTTTCTTAAAggtcttttttttttatatatagaaaatacATGAACTGTATTTCTACTAGAAGTTAAACATAGCCAATTATTATCTTCACTAATATTTAAGGATAGAATTTTTGCATTTTTAGTACCTCTTCtaaattcatttaataatgtTCCATCAAAAGTATTAAATAATCTAATTATGGTACCTTTTGTTGATGATGTAACAAGTAATTTACCATCATTACTTAAATTAATACATCCAATAGAATTATCATGGGCATATATACTCAAATttgttttaaaatttatataaggTAATTCTTCATGGATATTTTCACTTGAATTTATTTcgaaaatatgaatatttacTCTTCCTTTTATTGGTGATAAATAagcaataataatatttttatcaatattaGATAAACAACATAAACCTGATACATTTTTTGAAGTATTTAATGTTTCaagtaatattatatcttttaatctatatatacataatttatattctaATATAACTACAATTATTTCTCTTAACAATCTTACACCTATAATATTTGATGAAAATGTTAGTTTCGCTATTTCCCTCATTTGTCTATCATCCCATATTATCAAAACATTTTTTGCCCATTTCCCTTTCTTATCATTCTTATTACCTGTTATTGCTAAAATATTACATCGGTATAACATTTCGGCTAGGTATAAACCATTCTTATTTCTATCAGTCAAAtctgaaaaaaaaaaaaaatatatacatatatatatatatatatatatattaattatacacatatatattaacaatatatttacacaTATTTACTTATACATCTAAATTATTACCTCTACTATATGTTTGAGTAAAAGGATTCGTGTTGTATATCTTGAAACCTTTCTCATTAGCCATACACAAACAACCATAATCCTGgttaaatgatatatatctattattatctaaTCTTAATGAtaccattttttttttttttttttatttattttttattttttttttttatttatttttttttttttattttgtaacAAACGGAAAatgttttcttttaatttcttcTATAATGAATGTggtaaaatatataaaaatggaaatatatatatatataatatatatttattacaatGGAATATATCTACATTACATTTAGTAcacatatatttctatgtgcttatttttcttttttaatttttttctttcttttttttttttttttttcttctcttattcttctttatatattatatgtcatataaatttaaaaaaatcattcttttattttattcccctttttcattatttttttatataagcatcatatattcatatttttatatagaacatatatatatatatatatatatatatatattcaaaataatgaagagaaaaaattaaaataaaataaaataaaacaaaataatattatattacataatctaattatttttaatacatctaatataaaaaaaatcacatgtatatatatatatatatatatatatatatatatatatatatatatacatataacaatctttatataatattttatatcataatcAATATTTATAGGTGTAAGtatatctttttcatattttcataaaacATGAATAAGCTTAAAAACAAACACATACATAttaagaattatataaaatgacatggaaaaaaaaaaaaaaatatatatatatatatataataataattcataCATTAATcaattatataacatataaatcAACAGGGTCTGAACAagtaatataattatattattataaggtttgtaaaaaaaaaaaaaaaaaaaaaaagtacatatatatatatatataattatcataaaatatacaaatacaatatataatatataaaatatgaataaatgaatataaataaaaaaaaaaaagaaaaaaaaaagaaaaatatatatatttttatgaataataaaaaattatatattttatgttaattttaaattaatttaaataaaatatacatataatattattatattataatatatattttttatttatactttaatattcaaatattataatatatataatatttataaaataattatattttataatttatatctaaaaaatatattgtattatatatatatataatataaacagttatatacatactgtatattatttatacatatataaaaatatatttgttcatttttttatttttttagtgcctttatataactataataatatatatatatatatatatatgttcatatatacatatataataatatatttatttattttatggCTATATATGAcatattatgaatattattatatatttatttatatatatatatatatatatattattatataaatataaatatatatataatatatataattatatatatatttaataatatacctTACCCTTCAAAatcttattatattaaaaagattgcatatattattatattttaagaagtatacataaattttgagttttacaaatattatagaaattaaataataataacatcatattatatatacatagtatgttagtatatataattagatatatatatatatatatgtatacatattacatatataagtagagaatttgaaaaaaaaacaccaaaaaaaaaaatcacTGGTGAAAATAGAAAATTAAATAGTTTCCAActaaataatttttttttctataaaaaacaaaaaaaaaatatcaagAATATAAtctaatataaataatatgtatattataattttttttttttttttttttttttttttttttcatattttttatttaaaaaacttaaaaaaaaaaaaatatattttatttaaaaaatttaaattttaaaaaaaaaaaaaaaaaaaa belongs to Plasmodium reichenowi strain SY57 chromosome 10, whole genome shotgun sequence and includes:
- a CDS encoding autophagy-related protein 18, putative, producing MVSLRLDNNRYISFNQDYGCLCMANEKGFKIYNTNPFTQTYSRDLTDRNKNGLYLAEMLYRCNILAITGNKNDKKGKWAKNVLIIWDDRQMREIAKLTFSSNIIGVRLLREIIVVILEYKLCIYRLKDIILLETLNTSKNVSGLCCLSNIDKNIIIAYLSPIKGRVNIHIFEINSSENIHEELPYINFKTNLSIYAHDNSIGCINLSNDGKLLVTSSTKGTIIRLFNTFDGTLLNEFRRGTKNAKILSLNISEDNNWLCLTSSRNTVHVFSIYKKKRPLRKVDIICKGKNVSPPALLNYEKESKNKKSSLKCLLPCHPYLNSEWSFASYKLPGKKISSICAFVNDQNCIIVICSNGIIYKLRFNEHIGGDMFKISSHSFD
- a CDS encoding hypothetical protein (conserved Plasmodium protein, unknown function) gives rise to the protein MIKISSLRRKADPLLIVSKRLPSYIKKEKINLTRNSNVNKKNVKYYQVPQFVQELIKFTRKNKLWKEQNSENIMDIKNNHINNTTTKSNINNNINNNNDHPYKHNIINKNKIHYVNNLLDEIPKHKNLLTSFLICEIYGCLYKLNYLKLDIIFLLFSILINNTINFFNLSGYVNCNFKELINITKYIYHFQNVCNSNIQNILHKKPNLTKLKIVERYLKENNKEIKSKHGYYNYIYNYIQKYDHVDNIDILIYSLIKSKKDEKGYIYEKIKKNDIILDDENDITTKIRNISNMSNISNMSNISNMSNISNMSNISNMSNISNMSNTSNMSNISNMSNTSNMSNISNVFFPSITNTSNYNNTLVENNNEMDGLIDYINSFYKLNDMFNFLLNKILNYFNENSINFDFHNLKLLFFFISKFEKFDSNLLENISNRLINEIEKMKTNPKLLDDEENSTNDPIEKNIINHLNHNKLKRRLNRYSKKNRYINTFNKINSKEFLILPYTIGVSMNTYFNNYLIEYINIYILSLINSRVNCDIQTFIYTLIGYKHIMVNFFILYNIFRFKEKCFQNENLLKKYKFFLNKLIYHDIQNMNQMSSNKIIKIKNHMMDNNMKSQEEKRKINHNKYINVLNLEQQKKHIINHLNLDQNISVQLAKEQKLDHINNTTSKDELKMKQENIFDLLIKQFHINLDKIMLINFDKNSLYQQYTSKDIYHFFMTYKKLFHKVYNYSIFLLDKHNINDMLTIYQHIKAQSLNDIIINHVFIETLYNKIILNSVPKKN